A section of the Streptomyces sp. NBC_01591 genome encodes:
- a CDS encoding carbon-nitrogen family hydrolase encodes MRASLIQIAVDPDESVDSRRQRAASLVAGRRGADLVVLPELWPVGAFAYTTFEDEAEPLQGPTHDIMAKAAADAGVWLHAGSFVERAADGTLYNTSLVFTPEGERAAAYRKIHRFGFDKGEAVMMGAGEELVTVALPQTTLGLATCYDLRFPEMFRGLVDAGAETLIVAAGWPERRRAHWTLLAQARAVENQSYVLAVATAGTHAGVEQAGHSIVVDPWGEVLAEAGAGEEVLSVEFDPARVATTREQFPALKDRRLGLNPPS; translated from the coding sequence GTGCGCGCCTCCCTCATCCAGATCGCAGTAGACCCGGACGAATCCGTCGACTCCCGCAGGCAACGCGCGGCTTCGCTGGTCGCGGGCCGGCGCGGCGCGGACCTGGTGGTTCTTCCCGAACTCTGGCCGGTCGGCGCCTTCGCGTACACCACCTTCGAGGACGAGGCCGAACCGCTCCAGGGGCCCACCCACGACATCATGGCCAAGGCCGCGGCCGACGCCGGGGTCTGGCTGCACGCGGGCTCCTTCGTCGAGCGCGCCGCCGACGGCACCCTCTACAACACCTCGCTCGTCTTCACGCCCGAGGGCGAGCGGGCCGCCGCGTACCGCAAGATCCACCGCTTCGGCTTCGACAAGGGCGAGGCGGTCATGATGGGCGCCGGCGAGGAACTGGTCACGGTCGCCCTGCCGCAGACCACCCTCGGCCTCGCCACCTGTTACGACCTGCGCTTCCCGGAGATGTTCCGCGGCCTGGTCGACGCGGGCGCCGAGACGCTGATCGTCGCGGCGGGCTGGCCCGAGCGGCGCCGCGCCCACTGGACGCTGCTGGCCCAGGCCCGTGCCGTCGAGAACCAGTCGTACGTCCTGGCCGTCGCCACCGCGGGCACCCATGCCGGGGTCGAGCAGGCCGGGCACAGCATCGTCGTCGACCCGTGGGGCGAGGTGCTCGCGGAGGCGGGCGCGGGCGAGGAGGTGCTCAGCGTGGAGTTCGACCCGGCGAGGGTGGCGACGACCCGGGAGCAGTTCCCGGCCCTCAAGGACCGCCGCCTGGGGCTGAACCCGCCCTCCTAG
- a CDS encoding VOC family protein — translation MASVKKVQITFDCADPERVARFWCEVLGYVAPLPPEGFDSWDAYNDSLPPEERGAWFACSDPTGEGPRMYFQRVPEGKVAKNRVHVDVRAGTGLVGAERLAVLEAERDRLVALGAVCVKVLYADEDNESCINMQDVEGNEFCLD, via the coding sequence ATGGCATCGGTCAAGAAGGTCCAGATCACTTTCGACTGCGCTGATCCCGAGCGCGTCGCCCGTTTCTGGTGCGAGGTGCTGGGGTACGTCGCACCTCTGCCGCCGGAGGGGTTTGACTCCTGGGACGCCTATAACGACTCACTGCCGCCCGAGGAGCGGGGTGCGTGGTTCGCGTGCTCCGATCCCACGGGTGAGGGCCCGCGCATGTACTTCCAGCGCGTTCCCGAAGGGAAGGTCGCCAAGAACCGGGTGCACGTCGATGTGCGGGCCGGCACCGGGCTCGTGGGTGCGGAGCGGCTGGCCGTGCTCGAGGCCGAACGCGATCGGCTGGTGGCGCTCGGCGCGGTGTGCGTGAAGGTGCTGTATGCCGACGAGGACAACGAGTCGTGCATCAATATGCAGGACGTCGAGGGCAACGAGTTCTGTCTCGACTGA
- a CDS encoding GntR family transcriptional regulator: MPAAPPAVKPVVKPVVKPVAKSAVKSPTKQPAAAERVYAHIKEAVLDRRYEGGTLLTEGDLAEAVGVSRTPVREALLRLEVEGLIKLYPKKGALVLAVSAQEIADVVETRLLVEEFAARKAVPASAQLIARLEELLEEQRQLAEAGDLAEVSVKDRCFHAEIVRNAGNDILSRLYDQLRDRQLRMGVAVMEAHPGRIAANITEHGELLEAIRAGDADGAAQVVRRHVSRVKVLVRGEDR; encoded by the coding sequence ATGCCTGCCGCACCCCCAGCCGTGAAGCCTGTCGTGAAGCCTGTCGTGAAGCCTGTCGCGAAGTCAGCCGTGAAGTCCCCCACCAAGCAGCCGGCCGCCGCCGAGCGCGTCTACGCCCACATCAAGGAGGCGGTCCTGGACCGCCGTTACGAGGGCGGCACGCTGCTCACCGAAGGCGATCTCGCGGAGGCCGTCGGTGTCTCCCGCACCCCCGTGCGCGAGGCGCTGCTGCGGCTGGAGGTCGAGGGGCTGATCAAGCTGTATCCGAAGAAGGGTGCCCTCGTCCTCGCCGTCTCCGCGCAGGAGATCGCGGATGTGGTGGAAACCCGGCTGCTGGTCGAGGAGTTCGCGGCCCGCAAGGCCGTGCCCGCCTCCGCGCAGCTGATCGCCCGGCTCGAAGAACTCCTGGAGGAGCAGCGGCAGCTGGCCGAGGCCGGGGACCTGGCGGAGGTGTCCGTGAAGGACCGCTGCTTCCACGCCGAGATCGTGCGCAATGCGGGCAACGACATCCTCTCGCGCCTCTACGACCAGCTGCGCGACCGGCAGTTGCGGATGGGCGTCGCCGTAATGGAGGCGCACCCGGGGAGGATCGCCGCCAACATCACCGAGCACGGTGAGCTGCTGGAGGCGATCAGGGCCGGTGACGCGGACGGTGCCGCACAGGTCGTGCGGCGCCATGTCAGCCGGGTCAAGGTGCTGGTCAGGGGTGAGGACCGGTGA
- a CDS encoding MFS transporter, translating into MSSAAAPTLSLPGDPPGGRRAAWVWGIGVAVYFVAIIFRTSLGVAGLDAADRFHVNASALSTFSILQLLVYAGMQIPVGLMVDRLGTKKVLTFGAVLFTLGQLGFALSPSYGMALASRALLGCGDAMTFISVLRLGARWFPARRGPLIGQVAALFGMAGNLVSTLFIARALHGFGWTTTFAGSSVAGVVVLVLLLLFLKDHPEGHEPPPAEHAGAAYVRKQIAASWREPGTRLGMWVHFTTQFPAMVFLLLWGLPFLVEAQGLSRSTAGELLTLVVLSNMAFGLVYGQIIARHHAARAPLALGTVTVTALLWASAIFYPGDHAPMWLLIVLCVVLGACGPASMIGFDFARPANPPERQGTASGIVNMGGFIASMTTLFAVGVLLDATGDNYRIAFASVFVLEALGVVQILRLHSRATHRERNHHVVSRVEAVHVPV; encoded by the coding sequence GTGAGTTCCGCCGCCGCTCCCACCCTGTCCCTGCCCGGCGATCCACCCGGCGGCCGGCGTGCCGCGTGGGTCTGGGGCATCGGCGTCGCCGTCTACTTCGTCGCCATCATCTTCCGGACCAGCCTGGGCGTCGCCGGACTCGACGCCGCCGACCGGTTCCACGTCAACGCCTCCGCGCTCTCCACGTTCTCCATCCTTCAGCTGCTCGTCTACGCGGGCATGCAGATACCCGTCGGCCTGATGGTCGACCGGCTCGGCACCAAGAAGGTCCTCACCTTCGGGGCCGTCCTGTTCACCCTGGGGCAGCTCGGTTTCGCGCTCTCCCCCTCGTACGGCATGGCGCTGGCCTCCAGGGCGCTGCTCGGCTGCGGTGACGCGATGACGTTCATCAGCGTGCTGCGGCTCGGCGCCCGCTGGTTCCCGGCCCGGCGCGGCCCGCTGATCGGTCAGGTCGCGGCGCTCTTCGGGATGGCGGGCAACCTCGTCTCGACGCTCTTCATCGCACGGGCCCTGCACGGATTCGGCTGGACCACCACGTTCGCCGGCAGCTCCGTCGCCGGGGTCGTCGTTCTCGTCCTGCTGCTGCTGTTCCTGAAGGATCACCCCGAGGGCCATGAGCCGCCGCCCGCGGAGCACGCGGGCGCCGCCTATGTGCGCAAGCAGATCGCCGCGTCCTGGCGGGAGCCCGGCACCCGGCTCGGAATGTGGGTGCACTTCACCACGCAGTTCCCGGCCATGGTGTTCCTGCTGCTGTGGGGGCTGCCGTTCCTGGTGGAGGCACAGGGGCTCAGCCGGTCCACCGCCGGTGAGCTGCTCACCCTGGTGGTGCTCTCCAACATGGCCTTCGGGCTGGTCTACGGGCAGATCATCGCCCGCCACCACGCGGCCCGCGCCCCGCTGGCCCTCGGCACGGTCACGGTGACGGCGCTGCTCTGGGCGTCGGCCATCTTCTACCCGGGCGACCATGCGCCGATGTGGCTGCTGATCGTGCTGTGCGTGGTGCTCGGCGCGTGCGGCCCGGCCTCGATGATCGGTTTCGACTTCGCCCGGCCGGCCAACCCGCCGGAGCGTCAGGGCACCGCGTCGGGCATCGTCAACATGGGCGGCTTCATCGCCTCGATGACCACGCTGTTCGCCGTCGGTGTGCTGCTGGACGCCACCGGTGACAACTACCGGATCGCGTTCGCCTCGGTCTTCGTGCTGGAGGCGCTCGGCGTCGTGCAGATTCTGCGGCTGCACTCCAGGGCCACGCACCGCGAGCGGAACCACCACGTGGTCAGCCGGGTGGAGGCCGTGCACGTCCCCGTGTGA
- a CDS encoding D-alanyl-D-alanine carboxypeptidase family protein, which translates to MALTAGAVIAGSAFASTAQAATPPNPKITAPGGYVMNNGTAKSLFAKTADTRRSTGSTTKIMTAKVVLSQKNLNLDSKVTIQKAYSDYIVSKGASSARLIVGDKVTVRQLLYGLMLPSGCDAAYALADKFGSGSTRAARVKSFIGKMNAQAKSLGLKNTHFDSFDGIGNGSNYSTPRDLTKIASSAMKHSTFRSVVKTKSTKQKVTTKSGGYRYMSWSNTNTMLSSYSGAIGVKTGSGPTAKYCLVFAATRNGKTVIGTVLASTSAANRTADMKKIMDYSFKK; encoded by the coding sequence GTGGCCCTGACGGCAGGTGCCGTCATCGCGGGCAGCGCGTTCGCCTCCACCGCGCAGGCCGCCACGCCGCCCAACCCCAAGATCACCGCCCCGGGCGGGTACGTGATGAACAACGGCACCGCGAAGTCCCTGTTCGCCAAGACCGCGGACACCCGTCGTTCCACCGGCTCCACCACCAAGATCATGACGGCCAAGGTGGTGCTGTCGCAGAAGAACCTGAACCTGGATTCCAAGGTCACGATCCAGAAGGCGTACAGCGACTACATCGTCTCCAAGGGCGCCTCGTCGGCCCGCCTCATCGTGGGCGACAAGGTCACGGTCCGCCAGCTGCTGTACGGCCTGATGCTGCCGTCCGGCTGCGACGCCGCCTACGCGCTGGCCGACAAGTTCGGCTCCGGCTCCACCCGCGCGGCCCGCGTGAAGTCGTTCATCGGCAAGATGAACGCCCAGGCCAAGTCCCTCGGGCTGAAGAACACCCACTTCGACTCGTTCGACGGCATAGGGAACGGCTCGAACTACTCGACGCCGCGCGACCTGACGAAGATCGCCAGCAGCGCGATGAAGCACTCCACCTTCCGCTCGGTCGTCAAGACCAAGTCGACCAAGCAGAAGGTCACCACGAAGTCCGGCGGCTACCGCTACATGTCGTGGTCCAACACCAACACCATGCTCAGCAGCTACAGCGGCGCCATCGGCGTGAAGACCGGCTCCGGCCCGACGGCCAAGTACTGCCTGGTCTTCGCCGCGACCCGTAACGGCAAGACGGTCATCGGCACGGTGCTCGCCTCCACGAGCGCGGCCAACCGCACCGCGGACATGAAGAAGATCATGGACTACTCCTTCAAGAAGTAG
- a CDS encoding maleylpyruvate isomerase family mycothiol-dependent enzyme: protein MTVHPSLQNYADAWTHSIESIAELVKPLAEREWNRRTPCPAWSVRDIVSHVIGMECEQLGDPRPIHSLPRDLYHVQSDFARYMEMQVDVRRHHTAPEMTSELEYTIIRRARQLRNETRAPETMVRAPLGAEQTLELALRMRVFDVWVHEQDLRATLGRPGNLDSPGATVVRDTLLEALPKVVAKDAGAPANSAVVLDVHGPLEFLRTVRVDAEGRGSVDGSPSLGPVVTLAMDWETYFLLACGRVRAGAVAERVKVEGDQDLATAILRNFAVTP, encoded by the coding sequence GTGACCGTCCATCCCAGCCTCCAGAACTACGCCGATGCCTGGACCCACTCCATCGAGTCGATAGCCGAGCTGGTGAAGCCGCTCGCCGAGAGAGAGTGGAACCGCCGTACGCCGTGCCCCGCCTGGTCGGTGCGTGACATCGTCTCGCACGTCATCGGCATGGAGTGCGAGCAGCTCGGCGACCCGCGCCCGATCCACTCCCTGCCCCGCGACCTCTACCACGTACAGAGCGACTTCGCCCGCTACATGGAGATGCAGGTCGATGTGCGGCGGCACCACACCGCGCCGGAGATGACCTCCGAGCTGGAGTACACGATCATCCGCCGGGCACGTCAGCTCCGCAACGAGACACGTGCCCCCGAGACCATGGTCCGCGCGCCGCTCGGCGCCGAGCAGACCCTCGAACTGGCGCTGCGGATGCGCGTCTTCGACGTCTGGGTGCACGAGCAGGACCTGCGCGCGACGCTGGGCCGGCCCGGCAATCTGGACTCCCCCGGCGCGACCGTCGTCCGGGACACCCTGCTGGAGGCACTGCCGAAGGTGGTCGCCAAGGACGCGGGCGCACCGGCCAATTCGGCGGTCGTGCTCGATGTGCACGGGCCGCTGGAGTTCCTGCGCACTGTCAGGGTCGACGCGGAGGGCCGTGGTTCGGTGGACGGTTCGCCGTCGCTCGGGCCCGTGGTGACGCTGGCGATGGACTGGGAGACGTACTTCCTCCTCGCCTGCGGGCGGGTGCGCGCGGGTGCGGTCGCCGAGCGGGTCAAGGTCGAGGGCGACCAGGACCTGGCGACGGCGATCCTGCGGAACTTCGCCGTGACGCCGTGA